A genome region from Natronobeatus ordinarius includes the following:
- a CDS encoding SipW-dependent-type signal peptide-containing protein, with translation MTDDNTIGLSRRRVLGGLGAIGVASAGAGIGTTAYFSDQEQFDDNTITAGEFGLTVKQAVTEVDQDGIGPDELTFNSNVEESEYGVWATDTITIEDAKPGDKYEFCWKLKVHDNPGYVAVAGDHTDENGVDAGNVSVDDLWDIDEEGELSTLGDEVLVDSLKITNGKKEVGYEYGEYYDTLGELLEDLEDGVLLHTDDGDVPITFEPGKKWFLCVKLSIPTDVGNEIQGASLEWNKSFYAEQARHNDDTDAFVGRAVGAHGD, from the coding sequence ATGACAGACGACAACACCATTGGACTGTCCCGGAGACGCGTACTGGGCGGGCTCGGCGCCATCGGCGTCGCCTCCGCCGGCGCGGGTATCGGGACGACGGCGTACTTCAGCGACCAGGAACAGTTCGACGACAACACGATCACCGCCGGCGAGTTCGGCCTGACCGTCAAACAGGCGGTCACCGAGGTCGATCAGGACGGCATCGGTCCCGACGAACTGACGTTCAACAGTAACGTAGAGGAGTCGGAATACGGGGTCTGGGCTACGGACACGATTACCATCGAGGACGCAAAGCCCGGAGACAAGTACGAGTTCTGCTGGAAGCTCAAAGTCCACGACAACCCCGGCTACGTCGCGGTTGCGGGCGATCACACCGACGAGAACGGTGTTGACGCAGGCAACGTTTCGGTGGACGACCTCTGGGACATCGATGAGGAAGGGGAGCTGTCGACCCTCGGTGACGAGGTCCTGGTCGATTCCCTCAAGATCACGAACGGGAAGAAAGAGGTCGGCTACGAGTACGGAGAGTACTACGACACGCTCGGGGAGCTTCTCGAGGACCTCGAAGACGGCGTGCTCTTGCACACCGACGACGGTGATGTGCCCATCACGTTCGAACCCGGTAAGAAGTGGTTCCTCTGCGTGAAGCTGTCGATCCCGACGGACGTCGGGAACGAGATCCAGGGCGCCTCGCTCGAGTGGAACAAGTCGTTCTACGCCGAGCAGGCGCGCCACAACGACGACACGGACGCCTTCGTTGGACGTGCGGTCGGTGCACACGGGGACTGA
- a CDS encoding SipW-dependent-type signal peptide-containing protein, translated as MPNDFELTRRKALAGIGAIGAASVGAGLGTSAYFSDRETFDGNTLTAGELDLRIDWQQLYFGPEANAHHYAPYGKAGYPYVNAHPDHDTTGEQSLDSDDFDSVPDHGVVRYSDEDANIQEYLTCETLENFEAPDDFDNGVGEPQSSLIELEDVKPGDCGEVTFSLHLCDNPGYIWWIGQVNEFDHDLAKAIKVKAWYDLGCTNEFDEEDGDKILVECTDLHTFVQDRLTPNGRFLNPNVYDGAGVGGDDALDGEPEIDCRDLDKIEFEEDGPVMEHGEILDVFVEDGELKLVALFRSPDGDVEILVQFSELIYKDEDDNEVLATSEDEIDWEEIVEYDWDILDSYDGYETTDDAGMCEKTIKSGTAEETSNLITSLGCTTGQTNVRTPGTGPQQQPQGISHIEFRYCASEAPPLCFPEEETFCVAFEWCLPTSTPEHVDDINDLQGQSISFDLGFYTEQCRHNSNPSGPSGFV; from the coding sequence ATGCCCAATGATTTCGAACTGACACGTCGGAAAGCGCTCGCTGGGATCGGCGCGATTGGCGCGGCTTCGGTCGGGGCCGGCCTCGGTACGAGTGCGTACTTCAGCGATCGGGAGACGTTCGATGGCAACACGCTGACCGCCGGTGAACTGGACCTTCGGATCGACTGGCAGCAGCTGTACTTCGGGCCGGAGGCGAACGCCCACCACTACGCTCCGTACGGGAAAGCAGGTTATCCGTACGTCAATGCGCATCCGGATCACGATACGACCGGAGAGCAATCGCTAGACAGCGACGACTTTGACTCCGTCCCCGATCACGGCGTAGTCCGCTACTCCGACGAGGACGCGAACATTCAGGAGTACCTGACCTGCGAGACGCTCGAGAACTTCGAGGCCCCGGACGATTTCGACAACGGCGTTGGCGAACCGCAGAGTAGCCTGATCGAACTCGAGGACGTCAAACCGGGCGATTGCGGAGAGGTGACGTTCAGTCTCCATCTCTGTGACAATCCCGGGTACATCTGGTGGATCGGCCAGGTAAACGAGTTCGACCACGACCTGGCGAAAGCGATCAAAGTCAAGGCGTGGTACGATCTCGGGTGTACCAACGAGTTCGACGAGGAAGACGGTGACAAGATACTCGTCGAGTGCACGGACCTGCACACCTTCGTTCAGGATCGGCTCACTCCGAACGGTCGGTTCCTCAACCCCAACGTCTACGACGGGGCTGGCGTCGGTGGAGACGACGCGCTCGACGGTGAACCCGAGATCGACTGTAGGGACCTCGATAAGATCGAGTTCGAAGAAGACGGGCCGGTGATGGAACATGGAGAGATCCTCGATGTGTTCGTCGAGGACGGCGAGCTGAAGCTCGTCGCGCTCTTCCGTTCGCCTGACGGCGACGTGGAGATCCTCGTCCAGTTCTCGGAGCTCATCTACAAGGACGAGGACGACAACGAGGTGCTGGCAACGAGCGAGGACGAGATCGACTGGGAAGAGATCGTCGAGTACGACTGGGACATCCTCGACAGCTACGACGGGTACGAAACCACTGATGACGCCGGAATGTGTGAGAAGACGATCAAGTCGGGCACAGCTGAGGAGACGAGCAATCTGATCACGTCGTTGGGCTGTACGACCGGGCAGACGAACGTCCGGACACCAGGGACTGGTCCCCAGCAGCAACCGCAGGGAATCAGCCACATCGAGTTCAGGTACTGCGCGTCCGAAGCACCGCCGCTGTGCTTCCCCGAGGAAGAGACGTTCTGCGTCGCGTTCGAGTGGTGCTTGCCGACGTCCACACCAGAACACGTCGACGACATCAACGACCTGCAGGGTCAGTCGATCAGCTTCGACCTCGGCTTCTACACCGAGCAGTGCCGACACAACTCGAACCCGAGTGGCCCATCCGGGTTCGTCTAA